The Nomia melanderi isolate GNS246 chromosome 4, iyNomMela1, whole genome shotgun sequence genome segment ttttTGCATAAATACCCAATCGCTTCCGCATTTTTACAACGCTGAAACGTTGGGAAAATattcctattggacacggctcacccgaaagccaaaaatgaatgtaataatattccaggccgtgaaagcgTCAAGACTGTTAATTACTTTTCCTTGCTACAAAAGACGAACTCTATGGGAGAACGGttttttcgtggcgcttaacgtgttgatCATCGACGCGTCGAGAACCGTATATATACCTTTTCGTCCTCGTGACGTTGCTCCGACTCGCTGTGAGACTTGACGTGCAACGACACGGTCTCTCTGTTCGAGTGTCTAAAGTTACAACGCTTGCACTTCCACATGGTGCGTTTATTGTCCTCGGAGGGCGTAGCGGAGCCGGATCCGCCGCTCTGTCCGTTCGGAGAGATCAAGTTATTCTTTAGCAACGACTGGCCACGATTCCGAGCGGCGGCTTTCAGGGGAGGCGGTGGTCTTAGGCCAATGTTAATGGTATTAATGTTACTCCCCTCGCTCGTCGACACTATCGACACCGGCGTCGAGCTAAACTCCGACGCTTGCAAATACTCGTTGCTGTTCATTATCAACAATTTCGTCGGCGGCTCGTCGGAGTTAGTCTCCTCTACGCTACGCTCCTCCATGTTTTGCTCGTCCCACGACTGTTGTTCCACCTAGGGAAGAACGAAACCACATTTACATTCGAATTGTCATTGTCCCCGCGGTATGCCCGCGATACGTTGCGGTCGCGCGACGGGAAACGGACCGGATACTTCGGCACAAAAACGACTAATCGGCACACTGAGAATTTCttacgaaaaaagaaaaaaaaaaggtaacgaacaaataaaataagtaaatgaaagaagaaaacaaataaagtCACTTTCGAAGCATTGAAACATTTAGTAATTATCGTGTCGGTTTCAATTACTAAGAATAtgcttgtaatttataataaaaaatatgagatCATAACACCAATCAAGTGTCCAAGCGCTCCCATAAAAAATCAACTTTAGTTTTCCTCTGAGTTTAAAAGAATCCTCCATACTTGTACGGATTGAATTGTTTTAAGGATCATCACTGGTGCTTGCCGCAAGAAGAAACACAAAAAAACGATCAATATCAGTGCgcctatatatgtatatatatgtatgtatatgtatattaaaaaaaaaaaaaaaaaataaagaaattgacaAGCACTGTTCGCTAATAGCTATAGTGGACTAGCCCGCTTAATCTAAGTGAAATTAGTGCTTTCACCTGTGCAAGATACTTGTTATACTTGGAATAATTCCGTCGACCGGTTTCATCCGTCATAAGTACCCTGGCAGTCATATGAACTGGATCTTTAGCTGCTTTAAGTTTAATATGTTTTGTGATGTCCCATCGCCAGTTAGAGCGATACGCGCACAGAGAACACTCGAATGGCTTCCGATTTAAATGACCGACAATATGAACGTGAAAGCGACTTGCGGTGGATGCCCAAAATGGACAATGCGGGCATTTGAATACCCGTCGGCCACTTGGATGCGCTGAGGTGCCTTCAACCTGACAAAAGATTTTACTGCCTTTATCAAAATTAAACTGTGTTAAGACAAAACGCGCGCTCGAAACACAATTTGGCTACGGTCTCGATCGCCATAGAGAACATTTAAAGCACattcttaataataaaaagatctATGTTTACagacatgtatatatatatatgtgtatatataagaGAACCAGaaagagaaacaaataaaaaacaaaaagtaTACAAGATACAAATAGTAACAATAAACTGATATCGTTATAGCATTGCATACTTAAAATGAATGATCATGGCTTCAAGCTGAAtcgaaatgtatttttttttttaaataggaaCTGACCAATCTAATTTTACTATCTTGAATTATCTTCCGTATCTTTtagtatttcaatgaaatacaagagagagagaattgACTTATTGAAATACAGTtggataaagaaaatatttcagacgaaataaaatcgaataggACATTCCGTGTACTGTGTATCGTATAACGGCCATACAAGTTGCTTGCAATCAAAACGCTTAGTGTCAAAATTGAACGcgtatataaaaagaattgatGTATAGTCAGATCTGTTGACTCTCGTATTGCAATTCGTCTATTCATTCGTGTGCATGTGTGCATTTTCATTATTCCATGTGCACGCGTTAAAGataaagtatgtatatatatatatatatataaatatataaagatatattacTTCTATAGAAACATCATACCGATGATCCAGAAGAATTGAGTCCACTGAGATTTACGTCCCAATCCGTTTGCGCTGGGAATGCATATTCACCGCGATACGAGGTCACACGTAGTTCTGAACAATTCGATAATTTTTCTAAGCTACTGTCTATGGACGCATCGTTGCTTGCCAAGCGACAACACTGCATATGCGCTTGTAGATCAGTCGAGCTTTTGCAACGTCTTCTGCACTTTGGGCAACGCGTTGTGCCCATAGATACACTGAGAGCAGTGTGGTGTGTTTGTTTGTGACAAGCCAGCTCTTCCATGCTACTAGCTTTAAATGTACACCAGCATTTCAAATCGTTCGTGGTACTTACTGCTACCTCCGCCACTCCGTTATTTATTGACGCCGACGTAGTAAGCTTTTCCTTTAGCTTATCAAAGAAGGacgcattttttttttcaaataaatctgcCGCATTATTTGCATCCTTCTTATAGTTGTTGATCTGTCAATGAAAACACATTGGTATCACTAACAGAGAACAGGGCACAATAGAGTTTACGGTGTAACGATCACAAGTAAAAAGGAACAAAATAAACTAACTTCTTTATTCCCATACAACCTAGCTAGTTCCGTGTCCCTTGCGATTTGCGCAAGTTCCGGTCGTACTCTTACTCGTGGAACTTTTAACAGTGTCGTGGAAGATCCGGTGGCAGTATTATTAGGTTTAATAGGACTTAAAGGAATTAACATTGGCAATGGTTTCCTAGACTTATTAAGTGTAACCGGAGCATGACATTCTGCCAGGTGTCTCTGCATTTCAGAGTCCCATGCGGTAATAAATTGACAACCTTTCTCTTCACACTTTAACGCTATACACTCCGCGTTGGCTATTGCACTTCTCTTATCTTCTATAGAGTTCATCGACTGATCAGACATGAACGAATCACCAGGGCTAAGGGACACCGTTGTACTTCCAGATATATGAAGCGTTTCCCGAAAATCACTTGCACCCACCTAAAATCATGGTACACTTATATGTGCGATGTAATACATGGGATAGATGAAATACAAATACAAGATAAAGCTATTATATTGTACCTGATTGTAGCGCTTAGGACTATTTCTCGGCTTACGCTCAAAAGATGCATTCGACTTGCGATTGGTTTGTCCAACAGGGGGCTCATGGTGATTGGTTTCGTGTACCGTCAAGCTCTGCCTGATGTCAGCTGTGAAATTACAGGCACGGCACTGGAAAGCACCCCCTCCGCCGTGATTCCTCGTGTGTCTGTCCAAATTCCACTGAAAAACATGTATTTGTCGTTAACCATTTACTCAAAGATGGACAGTTTACTGCATTCTATGAAACTTCTATTAACCTTGTATGGTGTACGAAAATCACAAGCATCACACTTGATCATTGGCATAGAATGATACTTCACATGTTTCGTGTACCGAGCACGTACATGCGTTACATAAGAACATTTAGCACATCGGAAAAATCTCCTTTTCAAATGATGTACTCGTTGGTGAGTTTCAAGATCCCTTGAATTTAATGCAACATATGGACACATCGAACATCGATTTCCAGCATCACGCACAAATTTACCCTAGAAATCATTACACGTTCATTGCAGAATTTATACCAACTCTACATCACTAACCATTTCACCCTAATCATTGAAATGTCATAGCAAAGTGCTCCTTACAAACATCCCACAttaatcttataaaaaaaaaactaaaaagaCCTATCAAACTGTCATCCATATAATTCTGATCAATACTTCAGAATTAAATTCTCACAGACGCCTCGATCGAAGCAGAAAAATTGAAGCATCGAAAAGAGATCTATCATTTCAAAATAAGATCAGAATAAGCATCTATGCGTATACCcatctttttattattcaatgcaAACTGCAATTACACTGAATTGCTTCCATCTCTATTTCTACAGATAAGACAAAGATAATTAAAGCTCCGCTCCGCGATCGACCTTTCCTCCTTCAAAACGCTAATGACGTTAACGATATACCTTTTGTTTGTGTTCCTTTTTGAGATGATCGAGGTATGCCTTGAGACTTGAAAGAGGTTTCGGTGGTTTGCAGGTTTTGCATTCGTAACTCTGCGAGGGCCCCGAACAGTCGACGAGGTCGTCGTGTTCGTCCTTTAAACTGTCCTCCGTGGAACCATTGTCCTTATCCTGCAACTCGATTTCCTCCGTGTCGGTCCGCGACTCCTGCCCTCTCATCGCGGTCCCCTGTCGGTCTTCTTTAAGGTTACCTTCCTTTTGTGACTCGAGCTTCGACTGCTGAGGTCGTGGACGAAGTGCACGCAAACGGGGCAGCCTTCCTGACATCTTGGACAAGGCTCGTTCTGTCCCACGCAAGTCCTCCCGTGTTCCTGCCGCGCATCGGGAATACCCTTTTAATTCCCCTCGACCTCCTTCCGAATCCGCGTATCTCTCCGCGTCAGggtaaaaaaaaaggagaacgacATTCACTTCTCCATTGGTCTACACCGTTTTCTCCTTCCCGATGACATTAACGTGTCGAGCAGCCGCTGCTCTACGATCGCGTACTACACACAtatctccctccctctctcgctctcttttcCTCCGCGTACACAGCTTAAAAACGATCTTATCCGGAATGAAAACTATCGTCGATCGATACGACATTCCTTCCGATCGTGCTCCAGAGAATGAACACTTCCTCCGGCTCTCCCAGGTTTATCGAACCGCAACGGAGGACCCCGGTGGTTCACGTTACGGAAACACACAAGTGCGGTGCGCTACTCGGTGGTCGCGCGATCTACACGCTGCGAGCCGCcatcttttttttcttcccaaTGAAACTGCTGACGATGAAGCCGTCGGAAATATCGTTCCGCGGAGGACTTTTGCATTTCGCGCGATTACCCGTCCGCCGAAACGTTCACGATAACGAAGCAATTACCTTAATTCAGTATTCCCCCATCGATTCCCATTACAACGATCCGGACACCCGTGGCAACGTCCGTCAGCACGTAGGGATACGGTGCTTGCAGACATCGATCACTGGAAACTAGTTCTCGCGTTTGTAAAGGCCGCTCGTAAttgtcgatttttattgaaatattcaaagctaAAAGAAAAACGTCTCGCGCGTTACACTCCAGGTGTAAACAAACGATCGGTAATTGAAACAAACAGTCACGAACAACCGCATACCGATATCTCGTTCCCGAGTGTACCGCGAACGATCCGATTAAATTCTCCGCTATCGATGAATCGCTCCGAGGCGAAccgatcgttcgatcggttTAATAACCGGTCGCAGCGAGCGAGACTCCGAATGGCTTTCCTGTCCCCGACATCCGGTTCACATGGTAATCGGCCGATCGTGGCGAGTCAGCGTGCCGTCGGGACGTTAATCGTTAATCATCGATCTCTCGTTGCTCGCGCGGCCGTCTAAtcgatatatacatacatatactaCTCTCCTTCGATTAGAAGCGAATACGCGGAAATTCCCCGAACGGATCCGGCAGAACGGAAAAAAAGGTTCCACGCGACGgacagagaaaaaagaagaagaagagatccAGTTTCCCGAGACGCGTGTACGATTTCCGTTTCGCCGAGCGATTTCCGGTTTACGGTCGAACGGCCGCCGCTCTAGACTGGCACGCACAGTCTGCCTGTCCGCCGCGCGTTTTCGGGCGTGTGCGTACACACGCGACGAGCCAACAGAGGACGACGGGGAGGAGAGAATCAATCTTGGATTCGCTGACAGAAAACAAACCTCGAGGCGAAGTTAATTCAGTTGCAGTTGTAGGTTATCTTCGGTTTGTACGACAGTTGGGAATATGTACGGCCACATCGGTAAATCCCGTACGGTTCTGCAGGGCCGAACGGAAGAGTCACCGGATTTACCATCGCGACGTCCTACGTTTTCGACTCCCGAGAAAATCGGATACTCTGGTTGGACCCTCGGTTCCCTCCCTTCttccccctctctctctatccgtctctctttctctctcctcctaTATCTTTATTCTCCTTTCTAGCCGCCGAGGGGGCTTCGCTCGTCCTTCTCAATGTTTCGATCCCGCGGATTAATCGTCGCAACACCTATTCGTCGTTCGTTAGCGGTTCAACGGCGACCGACGGATCCAGAGGATGAATCGTACAAAGACTACGAAGAGACCGAGCGACCAGTAGCCCCTCCCTCCTCTTTAACCGACTCGGACAGGAACGACGGCGAGGCCGGAGTGGCGCAGGTCGGGCGCCATCTGCAATTCCAATTCTGATTCTGGTAGCCGTGCACGGTGTCCTCACACGCCCCCACTTCCTTCGCCTGGTCTCATCCTGAAgccctcggaccagcaggagctgaacagtttgaaatatttatttttccatgatATCCGTACGCTGATCGTCGCCGTCGACGATTTTCCGTCGCGTTCATTTACCGTAGGGTTGGTTCCCCCCTCCCCCCGATGGAAACCATAGGATCCGTGAAAGCATCGACACGATAAACATCCCTCGTCCGGGATCCGTTCGAACAGGTTCTTAAATGTCTTGGGAATTAACGTCGatgattacaataattaattatgggAATATGTACTCTTGAGAGATCTATACGGAATTTTGTTTGGCTGTCGAACTCTTATTGTTCCTCTGAATGGAAGAACGCGGAAAATAttgcttaattatttattaacaactCGGCTATAGATAGCCTGTCATTTGCATCGGTGAATGTACTTTGTTCCGGGAATTTTATAAGTGACTTTGGTAAGCTCTTAGTTGTAAACGTGTTTGTGATTGTTAGGACTTGTTAATGGAACCTGCAACCGGCAAACCTGTatacttttgtttattattttatcgtgACATCTTTCTAGACAAGGTGTATTTTATTGTTGATCAGTTTATACTGTTGTGTGGAGGAATTATTAAGAAATGCTTATTGTTTGACGGGAATATTGACGTTACTATTATATTCCATGCTACGTTTTCGTGGATTAATCTACGCGAGGTTTCCCCTTCTTTTAACCTGCACCTCCTACTTTGGAAGATTCGACGCTATCAGATTACAGGCCACGGTACAATCGCATATCCGACATTTATAGTTCGCTTCGGTTCGAActattttccaaataattccCGGCAGAATGTCATGGTTTATTTAGCGTGTACACAGCACTGTTTCTTTTATCCACTAATCGCACTCACGTAGATTCGCTGCGTGACATCACACGTGTGCGTACCTCGCACGTATGTGCATTGCTATAGAAGCTATGCCGGAGTAACTTTTGAATcgatgtttaaataaaataaaattaaatgaaaaatgaaataaaattgagaaCGTTCGTGGACGTGCCTCTATAATTGTTGcagaattttttgtaattaaaacggATACGAGGAAAGTTGATAC includes the following:
- the LOC116428312 gene encoding uncharacterized protein LOC116428312 isoform X1, giving the protein MSGRLPRLRALRPRPQQSKLESQKEGNLKEDRQGTAMRGQESRTDTEEIELQDKDNGSTEDSLKDEHDDLVDCSGPSQSYECKTCKPPKPLSSLKAYLDHLKKEHKQKGKFVRDAGNRCSMCPYVALNSRDLETHQRVHHLKRRFFRCAKCSYVTHVRARYTKHVKYHSMPMIKCDACDFRTPYKWNLDRHTRNHGGGGAFQCRACNFTADIRQSLTVHETNHHEPPVGQTNRKSNASFERKPRNSPKRYNQVGASDFRETLHISGSTTVSLSPGDSFMSDQSMNSIEDKRSAIANAECIALKCEEKGCQFITAWDSEMQRHLAECHAPVTLNKSRKPLPMLIPLSPIKPNNTATGSSTTLLKVPRVRVRPELAQIARDTELARLYGNKEINNYKKDANNAADLFEKKNASFFDKLKEKLTTSASINNGVAEVAVSTTNDLKCWCTFKASSMEELACHKQTHHTALSVSMGTTRCPKCRRRCKSSTDLQAHMQCCRLASNDASIDSSLEKLSNCSELRVTSYRGEYAFPAQTDWDVNLSGLNSSGSSVEGTSAHPSGRRVFKCPHCPFWASTASRFHVHIVGHLNRKPFECSLCAYRSNWRWDITKHIKLKAAKDPVHMTARVLMTDETGRRNYSKYNKYLAQVEQQSWDEQNMEERSVEETNSDEPPTKLLIMNSNEYLQASEFSSTPVSIVSTSEGSNINTINIGLRPPPPLKAAARNRGQSLLKNNLISPNGQSGGSGSATPSEDNKRTMWKCKRCNFRHSNRETVSLHVKSHSESEQRHEDEKNPFGCGDCPFSAPDAATLSMHRVHHRPNLEAIFKCYLCPYYVSTKAELLDHVRLHGEELAVVHQQNTDRIKQDKSMEQVINITTQNNVTCMSNSSKNINTPPPLLLDTRALPDAPLVWVSRLDGTLAKMLKCRHCPYVSSRRAEVRDHETMHLDAPTQGPVIACTDCSFTCTRREIMVAHTDMHSGSLGTVHCLVDDNRPDSQQLSDLTTLLGFTHTPELGSEPDLRDSRLVHCCSKCPARFLCEKELRIHLRYHSTELAYSCQWCSYAARQPAHLLAHQKAHSTEYQERTKYLLSLYGHSQRYPPPTTACVEAGGQDSSSPSSPVAWIVVEVSDASSSFNGNASQPRTGNQVFTCAKCPARYFKLDALEYHMTLHGSNNRFKCTDCDYSSKTAQNLVKHQVVHRRQNEANEVTSNQSPPSDPQFGLYMRGNPNFVYPGYLRNGRLKEKRYKCHKCPSAFEKREQYRVHLTLHGAKQRYRCDTCDYSVKYYANYIQHLKKHQANAEAQASRRQFEDDTITIDSDTVSDNMPSVSRSGKTLKSSASTPAAISLNGTMMLNYSSMQASNQDKQSLLLMQKKGILVSHNEETETLRCQSCPFSTCDKDAMDSHKRRHGIERVTPSCPHCDYRPRKDENIGEHIRLHFTRLYKPESYLIIEFLTLTMKKLSNNGKEEKQKASELLFKEYQDGRFFPLSDTNSFGNGSTVNNCKEKVVVDPNTGETKHLTV